One region of Exiguobacterium acetylicum genomic DNA includes:
- the rnr gene encoding ribonuclease R, which yields MELRERILTVITTEERPLSIDQLTKKLELADTEAFKELIRTLNAMEDEALIARTRSNKYGTLAQIGQVAGKISVHQRGFGFVSPEDGSEGDIFLPAPELKNVYNGDRVLVKVFAESNGGDRREGKLLKILSRGPADFVGTFVSPKGRIESIAYIEPDDTKLTFLPVVANDDTLGAVDGHKVLARITKYPDGRYAGTAKVLKIIGHKNDPGVDILSIVHKHGINVDFSPEAIAEANAVPDQIDEKDLVGRVDLRNELTVTIDGADAKDLDDAVHVKKLANGNFELGVHIADVSHYVKEDSALDEEARERGTSVYLVDRVIPMIPHRLSNGICSLNPHVDRLTLSCIMEIDANGAVVNHEIFQSVIKTTERMTYTDVRKIIEREDEEVIAKYQDLVEYFDKMAELAAILRERRSRRGAINFDFPEAKVLVNEEGKTSEIILRERSVAEKLIEEFMLAANETVAEHIQRQKLPFMYRIHDEPKAERLDTFFKFIGNFGINVERKGESVAPKTLQSILNAVEGEPEEAVVSTVMLRSLQQAKYDIEPIGHFGLSTDYYTHFTSPIRRYPDLMVHRLLREYVIYNDKSQKTQDRYSEILPEIADHSSKRERRAVDAERETNALKKAEYMEQHIGETFEGVVSGVTNFGMFVELPNTIEGLVHIQAMTDDFYRYDEANYQLIGERTKQQFRIGDVVEIKVTNVNIDERTIDFSVVGMPERQPKKRFESKTIRSSGGRPGQKRDDKKKDDRRGKKRSGKSDQSKGKGFSLKNKKDKPPFHKAVSNKKRKRK from the coding sequence TTGGAATTACGTGAACGAATACTAACGGTCATCACGACGGAAGAACGTCCGTTGTCGATTGATCAATTAACGAAAAAACTAGAACTAGCGGATACGGAAGCATTCAAGGAATTGATTCGGACGCTAAACGCGATGGAAGACGAAGCATTGATCGCCCGGACACGCTCGAACAAGTACGGAACGCTTGCGCAAATCGGTCAAGTCGCAGGGAAGATTTCCGTCCACCAACGCGGGTTCGGTTTCGTCTCACCGGAAGACGGTTCAGAAGGCGACATCTTCTTACCGGCACCGGAGCTGAAGAACGTCTATAACGGCGACCGTGTCCTCGTCAAAGTGTTTGCCGAGTCAAACGGCGGCGACCGTCGTGAAGGGAAACTGCTCAAGATTCTCTCACGTGGACCAGCTGATTTCGTCGGAACGTTCGTCAGTCCAAAAGGACGGATCGAGTCGATCGCTTACATCGAACCGGATGATACGAAGCTGACGTTCTTACCGGTCGTCGCAAACGACGATACACTTGGTGCCGTTGATGGCCACAAAGTCCTAGCTCGGATCACGAAGTATCCGGATGGTCGTTACGCCGGAACGGCGAAAGTCTTGAAAATCATCGGTCACAAGAATGACCCAGGCGTCGATATCTTGTCGATCGTCCATAAGCACGGCATCAATGTCGACTTCTCACCGGAAGCGATCGCTGAGGCGAATGCTGTACCGGATCAAATCGATGAGAAAGATCTAGTCGGACGCGTCGATCTACGGAATGAATTGACGGTGACGATTGACGGGGCAGACGCAAAAGACCTCGATGATGCGGTTCACGTTAAAAAATTAGCGAACGGCAACTTCGAGCTTGGTGTCCACATCGCCGACGTCTCGCATTACGTCAAAGAAGATTCAGCACTCGACGAAGAAGCGCGTGAGCGCGGAACGAGTGTCTATCTCGTCGACCGTGTCATCCCGATGATTCCGCACCGTCTATCGAACGGGATCTGCTCGCTCAACCCGCACGTCGATCGTCTGACGCTCAGCTGTATCATGGAAATCGATGCGAACGGTGCTGTCGTCAACCATGAAATCTTCCAAAGTGTCATCAAGACGACGGAACGGATGACGTACACGGATGTCCGGAAAATCATCGAACGCGAAGACGAAGAAGTGATCGCGAAGTACCAAGATCTCGTCGAGTACTTCGACAAGATGGCGGAACTCGCAGCAATCCTTCGCGAACGTCGCTCACGTCGTGGGGCGATCAACTTCGACTTCCCAGAAGCGAAGGTCCTCGTCAACGAAGAAGGCAAGACGAGTGAGATCATTCTCCGGGAACGGTCGGTCGCTGAAAAGCTGATCGAAGAGTTCATGCTTGCGGCGAACGAAACGGTCGCCGAGCACATCCAGCGTCAAAAACTGCCGTTCATGTACCGGATCCACGATGAGCCAAAAGCAGAACGTCTCGATACGTTCTTCAAGTTCATCGGTAACTTCGGCATCAACGTCGAACGTAAGGGTGAGTCAGTCGCACCGAAAACGTTGCAATCGATCCTCAACGCTGTTGAAGGTGAGCCGGAAGAAGCCGTCGTCAGTACGGTCATGCTCCGTTCGCTTCAACAAGCGAAATACGACATCGAACCGATTGGTCACTTCGGTCTGTCGACGGACTACTACACGCACTTCACGTCACCAATCCGTCGGTATCCGGACTTGATGGTCCACCGTCTGCTCCGTGAATATGTCATCTACAACGATAAGTCACAAAAGACGCAAGACCGTTACTCGGAAATCTTACCGGAAATCGCCGATCACTCGTCAAAACGCGAGCGTCGTGCCGTTGATGCCGAGCGGGAAACGAACGCCTTGAAGAAAGCCGAGTATATGGAGCAACACATCGGTGAGACGTTTGAAGGGGTCGTCAGTGGAGTCACGAACTTCGGGATGTTCGTCGAATTGCCGAACACGATCGAGGGACTCGTTCACATCCAAGCGATGACGGATGACTTCTATCGCTACGATGAAGCGAACTATCAGCTGATCGGTGAGCGGACGAAGCAACAGTTCCGGATCGGTGATGTCGTCGAGATCAAGGTCACGAACGTCAACATCGATGAACGGACGATTGACTTCAGCGTCGTCGGAATGCCAGAACGGCAACCGAAGAAACGGTTCGAGTCGAAGACGATCCGCTCAAGCGGTGGACGTCCGGGACAAAAACGCGACGACAAGAAGAAGGACGATCGTCGTGGCAAGAAACGGTCGGGTAAGAGCGACCAAAGCAAGGGAA
- a CDS encoding alpha/beta hydrolase, with amino-acid sequence MKITLPKPFFFEAGPRAVLLLHGFTGSSADVRILGRYLQKQGYTSLAPQYKGHAAPPEELTKTGPADWWQDVLAGYQELVDKGYDEIAVCGLSLGGVMSLKLSMNRPVKAVIPMCAPAYIKSEEVMYAGVTEYAREFKKREGKSQEEIDHEMASFEPMPTLKDLQELLRETRDSLEDVYAPTLVVQARNDHMINTDSANIIHDGVSAFQKELIWYENSGHVITLDKEKDQLHSDILDFLESLNWSK; translated from the coding sequence ATGAAAATCACTTTACCAAAACCATTCTTTTTCGAAGCCGGCCCACGTGCCGTTTTACTATTACACGGATTCACGGGATCGAGCGCGGATGTCCGCATCCTCGGTCGCTACTTGCAAAAGCAGGGCTATACGTCCCTCGCACCACAATATAAAGGGCACGCTGCCCCACCCGAAGAGCTGACGAAGACCGGGCCAGCCGACTGGTGGCAGGATGTCCTTGCCGGATATCAGGAACTCGTCGACAAAGGTTATGACGAAATCGCCGTTTGCGGATTGTCGCTCGGTGGCGTCATGTCACTGAAGTTATCGATGAACCGTCCGGTCAAAGCGGTCATCCCGATGTGTGCACCCGCCTACATCAAAAGTGAAGAAGTCATGTATGCAGGAGTCACCGAGTACGCACGAGAATTCAAGAAGCGAGAAGGCAAATCACAAGAAGAGATCGACCACGAGATGGCGTCCTTCGAACCGATGCCGACCTTGAAGGACTTGCAGGAACTGTTGCGCGAGACACGCGATTCGCTTGAGGACGTCTACGCACCGACGCTCGTCGTCCAAGCGCGCAATGATCACATGATTAACACCGACTCCGCGAACATCATCCATGATGGAGTCAGTGCCTTCCAAAAAGAGCTGATCTGGTATGAGAACTCAGGTCACGTCATTACGCTCGACAAAGAAAAAGACCAGCTCCACTCTGACATCTTGGACTTCCTGGAGTCATTGAACTGGAGCAAGTAA
- the secG gene encoding preprotein translocase subunit SecG — MIIHNVALVGLIVVSVLLIIVVLLMSGRTTGLGALTGGAEQLFGRQKARGLDAVLNRVASILGALLFILALLVAFYK, encoded by the coding sequence ATGATCATTCATAACGTGGCTCTTGTCGGCCTCATCGTCGTTTCCGTTCTTCTCATCATCGTCGTTCTATTGATGTCGGGTCGTACGACCGGACTCGGAGCATTGACGGGTGGAGCAGAACAATTATTTGGTCGCCAAAAAGCTCGTGGCTTGGATGCGGTCCTAAATCGTGTGGCGTCTATCTTAGGGGCATTACTCTTCATCTTGGCGTTACTCGTCGCTTTTTATAAGTGA
- the rbsB gene encoding ribose ABC transporter substrate-binding protein RbsB, whose product MKKLLAVVMMALMVFAAACSTEQPGSSNGDTKKKTKDFKIGLSISTLNNPFFVSLKEGAEQEAKAQGATLQVADAQDDAAKQASDIEDMVQKKVDLILINPTDSAAVGAAVQTANDANIPVITVDRNAEAGDVVAHIASDNVAGGKQAGEYMIELVGDKAKVVELEGIPGASATRDRGKGFHEAVDGKLDVVAKQAANFDRAKGLSVMENILQNNKDIKAVFAHNDEMALGAVEALKAAGLNDVKVIGFDATDDAVKAVKDGKMAGTIAQKPTEIGKMGVETAIKHLKGETVEKNIPVDLELIKQ is encoded by the coding sequence ATGAAAAAATTACTTGCAGTCGTCATGATGGCATTAATGGTCTTCGCAGCCGCCTGTTCGACGGAACAGCCGGGCAGCAGCAACGGGGATACGAAGAAGAAGACGAAGGACTTCAAGATTGGTCTTTCGATTTCAACCCTCAACAACCCATTCTTCGTCTCGTTAAAAGAAGGGGCAGAACAAGAAGCAAAAGCACAAGGCGCAACGCTTCAAGTCGCGGATGCACAAGATGACGCGGCAAAACAAGCAAGCGACATCGAAGACATGGTTCAAAAGAAAGTCGATCTCATCTTGATCAACCCAACGGATTCAGCAGCAGTCGGTGCAGCCGTCCAAACAGCAAACGATGCGAACATTCCCGTCATCACAGTTGACCGCAATGCAGAAGCAGGCGACGTCGTCGCACACATCGCGTCGGATAACGTCGCGGGTGGGAAACAAGCAGGTGAATACATGATCGAACTCGTCGGCGATAAAGCTAAAGTCGTGGAGCTCGAAGGGATTCCAGGAGCATCCGCAACTCGTGACCGTGGGAAAGGGTTCCATGAAGCAGTCGACGGTAAACTTGACGTCGTCGCAAAACAAGCAGCAAACTTCGACCGAGCAAAAGGCTTGTCGGTCATGGAGAACATCCTTCAAAACAACAAAGACATCAAAGCCGTCTTCGCGCACAATGATGAAATGGCACTCGGTGCGGTTGAAGCATTAAAAGCAGCGGGTCTCAATGATGTTAAAGTCATCGGCTTCGATGCGACGGATGATGCCGTCAAAGCCGTCAAAGACGGAAAAATGGCAGGAACGATCGCTCAAAAACCGACTGAGATCGGGAAAATGGGTGTCGAGACAGCAATCAAGCACTTAAAAGGTGAAACAGTCGAGAAGAACATCCCAGTCGATCTCGAATTGATCAAACAATAA
- the rbsC gene encoding ribose ABC transporter permease has product MELMQGKVTEAKPRRLGIGQKLGPLAGLFAIVLVVSIMEPDFLTLNNLFNILRQVSINALIAFGMTFVILTGGIDLSVGSILALSSAFVAGLMTDGTSALIAVLAGLIVGAVMGALNGMVISLGKVAPFIATLATMTIFRGLTLVYTDGKPITGLSQGGWFELFGRGYFWIFPVPVLTMLIAFAVLYFILKKTTFGRYTYAIGGNEEAAKLMGIQVNKVKIMIYSLSGLMAALAGIILTSRLNSAQPTAGTSYELDAIAAVVLGGTSLSGGRGWIVGTLIGALIIGTLNNGLNLLGVSSFFQLVVKGLVILFAVLADRKQAA; this is encoded by the coding sequence ATGGAATTGATGCAAGGCAAGGTAACGGAAGCAAAACCGAGACGTCTTGGGATCGGACAAAAGCTTGGACCACTCGCAGGATTGTTCGCGATCGTCCTCGTCGTCTCGATCATGGAACCGGACTTTTTAACACTGAATAATTTATTTAACATCTTACGGCAAGTCTCGATCAATGCCTTGATTGCCTTCGGGATGACGTTCGTCATTCTGACGGGTGGGATTGATTTATCAGTCGGCTCGATTCTCGCGCTCTCGTCCGCCTTCGTCGCGGGTCTGATGACGGACGGAACGTCAGCGTTGATCGCTGTTCTGGCTGGATTGATCGTCGGAGCCGTCATGGGTGCCTTGAACGGGATGGTCATCTCGCTCGGGAAGGTCGCACCGTTCATCGCGACACTTGCGACGATGACGATCTTCCGCGGATTGACGCTCGTCTATACGGACGGGAAACCAATCACTGGTCTGAGCCAAGGTGGCTGGTTCGAATTGTTCGGACGCGGTTACTTCTGGATCTTCCCAGTACCGGTTCTGACGATGTTGATCGCCTTCGCGGTTCTCTACTTCATCTTGAAGAAGACGACGTTCGGTCGCTATACGTATGCGATCGGTGGGAACGAAGAAGCAGCGAAGTTGATGGGGATTCAAGTCAATAAAGTCAAAATCATGATCTACTCCCTCTCAGGTTTGATGGCAGCACTCGCCGGCATCATCCTGACGTCCCGTCTGAACTCGGCGCAGCCGACAGCGGGGACATCGTACGAACTCGACGCCATCGCAGCGGTCGTCCTTGGTGGGACGAGCCTGTCAGGTGGTCGTGGCTGGATTGTCGGTACCTTGATCGGTGCCTTGATCATCGGAACACTGAACAACGGTCTCAACTTGCTTGGTGTCTCCTCGTTCTTCCAACTCGTCGTCAAAGGTTTGGTCATTTTGTTCGCGGTACTCGCGGACCGGAAACAAGCAGCGTAA
- a CDS encoding sugar ABC transporter ATP-binding protein, which yields MRIEMTGIKKAFGPVPVLKGVDFELAAGEIHALMGENGAGKSTLMKILTGVHKADAGTIRVDGQDVEYKNPKLAEEAGIAFIHQELNILPDLTVTENLFLGRELKSRFGILKQGEMKRQAERELAELNVFMDVDQLARTLSVGQQQMIEIAKALMTDAKVIIMDEPTAALTEREIRALFSVATALRNQGVSIVYISHRMEEIFELCDRITVLRDGISVSTHAIPETSFEQIVREMVGREMGERYPDRDVSIGATVLEVKQASGKRFDDVSFSVKAGEIIGFSGLMGAGRTEVMRGLFGVDRLKDGTIELNGQSLKIKTPYDAIRQGIGFLTEDRKGEGLFLDFSLRENISLPTIRSLSRSGVIKDQAERDFAEGYLKSLSVRHSSMDQPAKSLSGGNQQKVVLAKWLGTQPKVLILDEPTRGVDVGAKKEIYLIMNELAAAGVAIIMVSSDLPEILGMSDRVYVMREGKMSGMLTRQEATQESIMTLATGGQ from the coding sequence TGCGTATCGAGATGACAGGTATCAAAAAAGCATTCGGTCCCGTCCCTGTCCTCAAAGGTGTCGACTTCGAACTCGCTGCGGGTGAGATCCACGCCTTGATGGGAGAGAACGGTGCCGGGAAATCGACGCTGATGAAGATTTTGACCGGTGTCCATAAAGCGGACGCAGGTACAATCCGCGTCGATGGACAGGACGTCGAATATAAGAATCCGAAGCTTGCCGAAGAGGCGGGGATTGCCTTCATCCATCAGGAACTAAACATCCTCCCGGATTTGACGGTGACGGAGAACTTGTTCCTCGGACGGGAGTTGAAGTCACGCTTCGGGATTCTCAAGCAAGGCGAGATGAAGCGGCAGGCAGAACGTGAACTCGCGGAATTGAACGTCTTCATGGATGTCGATCAACTTGCCCGGACGTTATCGGTCGGTCAGCAACAGATGATTGAGATCGCAAAAGCTTTGATGACGGACGCGAAGGTCATCATCATGGATGAACCAACAGCCGCACTAACGGAGCGGGAAATTCGCGCCTTATTCAGCGTCGCGACGGCGCTGCGCAACCAAGGTGTCTCGATCGTCTATATCTCGCACCGGATGGAGGAAATCTTCGAGCTTTGCGATCGGATCACCGTCTTACGGGACGGTATCTCCGTCTCGACACACGCGATTCCCGAGACATCGTTCGAACAGATCGTCCGAGAGATGGTCGGTCGTGAGATGGGTGAACGATATCCGGATCGTGACGTGTCAATCGGAGCGACTGTCCTTGAGGTCAAACAGGCGAGCGGGAAACGATTCGACGATGTCTCGTTCTCCGTCAAGGCAGGCGAAATCATCGGCTTCTCTGGTTTGATGGGTGCCGGGCGGACGGAAGTCATGCGCGGATTGTTCGGGGTCGATCGCCTGAAAGATGGGACGATCGAACTGAACGGACAGTCGCTGAAGATTAAGACACCTTACGACGCAATTCGCCAGGGCATCGGCTTTTTGACCGAGGACCGTAAAGGCGAAGGCTTGTTCCTCGACTTTTCACTACGTGAGAACATCTCGTTGCCAACGATTCGTTCGTTATCAAGATCCGGTGTCATCAAGGATCAGGCAGAACGTGATTTCGCAGAAGGATACTTGAAGTCGCTTTCGGTCCGGCACAGCTCGATGGACCAGCCGGCGAAGTCACTGTCCGGTGGGAACCAACAGAAGGTCGTCCTCGCGAAGTGGCTCGGGACACAACCGAAAGTCTTGATCCTTGACGAACCGACACGTGGTGTCGACGTCGGGGCGAAGAAAGAGATTTACCTCATCATGAACGAACTCGCTGCGGCGGGTGTCGCGATCATCATGGTCAGCTCGGACCTCCCGGAGATTCTCGGGATGAGCGACCGGGTCTACGTCATGCGCGAAGGCAAGATGAGCGGCATGTTGACACGACAGGAAGCGACGCAAGAAAGCATCATGACACTTGCGACAGGAGGACAATGA